A section of the Paenibacillus aurantius genome encodes:
- the hflX gene encoding GTPase HflX, whose product MKPHTHEVAGPKDERAVLVSLVTQAQKISAEMAEYSLQELVSLAETAGVEVVETMTQNRETPDTKWFIGKGKVDELRGLLEMTKANTAIFDQELSGAQVRNLEEALDVKIIDRTQLILDIFAQRAKTREGILQVELAQLSYLLPRLSGHGKNLSRLGGGIGTRGPGESKLETDRRHIRNRISELKRQLAEVVRHRTLHRERRKKTGIYQVALVGYTNAGKSTLLKQLTDADVYVENQLFATLDPTSRNLVLPSGKEIVLTDTVGFIQNLPHDLIAAFRATLEEANEADLILHVVDGSSEMRTEQMKVVGEVLEELGAHGKEQLTLFNKIDLLSHPEQELLTVEGDYLKVSAYRDSDLERIKERIQERLAGDRKTFRIPADRGDLISLVYRIGDVLTTGEEEGTMLLKVQVDETDYAINGYKLADYEVDGAEDKGEKERHDGI is encoded by the coding sequence ATGAAACCCCATACCCATGAAGTGGCGGGTCCGAAGGACGAACGCGCGGTTCTCGTCAGCTTGGTGACCCAAGCCCAGAAAATAAGCGCCGAAATGGCGGAATACTCCCTTCAGGAGCTGGTCAGCCTCGCCGAAACGGCGGGAGTTGAAGTAGTGGAAACCATGACCCAGAACCGGGAAACCCCCGATACGAAATGGTTTATTGGCAAAGGGAAGGTCGATGAGCTTCGGGGACTGCTGGAAATGACGAAGGCGAACACCGCCATCTTCGATCAGGAGCTCTCGGGAGCCCAGGTTCGAAACCTGGAGGAAGCCTTGGATGTCAAAATCATTGACCGTACCCAGCTTATCCTCGACATTTTCGCCCAACGCGCGAAAACACGGGAAGGCATTCTGCAGGTCGAGCTTGCCCAGCTGAGCTATCTGTTGCCGCGTCTCTCCGGCCACGGGAAAAATCTTTCCCGTCTCGGCGGAGGAATCGGAACGCGGGGGCCAGGGGAGTCGAAGCTCGAGACCGACCGCCGGCACATCCGCAACCGCATCAGCGAGCTGAAGCGGCAGCTCGCCGAGGTAGTCCGGCACCGGACCCTTCACCGGGAGCGCCGCAAAAAGACGGGCATTTACCAAGTCGCCCTCGTCGGCTACACCAACGCAGGCAAGTCCACGCTGCTTAAGCAGCTCACGGACGCCGATGTGTACGTGGAGAACCAGTTGTTCGCGACGCTTGATCCCACCTCGCGCAACCTGGTCCTGCCAAGCGGCAAAGAGATCGTCCTGACGGATACCGTTGGATTCATCCAGAACCTGCCCCATGATTTGATCGCCGCCTTCCGGGCTACGCTCGAGGAAGCCAACGAAGCGGATCTCATTCTGCATGTCGTGGACGGCTCCTCGGAGATGAGGACGGAGCAGATGAAGGTTGTCGGCGAGGTTCTCGAAGAGCTCGGAGCCCACGGCAAAGAGCAGCTTACCTTGTTTAACAAGATTGATCTGCTGTCCCATCCCGAACAGGAGCTCCTGACCGTGGAAGGGGATTATCTGAAGGTGTCGGCCTACCGGGATAGTGATCTCGAGCGGATCAAGGAGCGCATCCAAGAGAGGCTCGCAGGAGACCGCAAAACGTTCCGGATTCCGGCGGATCGGGGCGATCTGATTTCGCTCGTGTACCGGATCGGCGACGTACTTACGACCGGGGAAGAAGAAGGGACGATGCTCCTGAAGGTTCAAGTGGACGAAACGGATTATGCGATAAACGGCTATAAGCTTGCGGACTACGAAGTGGACGGAGCAGAGGATAAGGGAGAGAAAGAACGGCATGACGGCATCTAA
- a CDS encoding cold-inducible protein YdjO-related protein, producing MFSKKMPEIIPEEDTNVWACSSPECKGWMRQNFAFQAVPDCPLCGSGMNEESRMLPALTNTTRNMAFS from the coding sequence ATGTTTTCCAAAAAAATGCCCGAAATCATTCCGGAAGAAGACACGAATGTATGGGCTTGCTCGAGTCCGGAATGCAAAGGATGGATGAGGCAAAATTTTGCCTTTCAAGCGGTTCCCGATTGTCCCTTATGCGGCTCTGGCATGAATGAGGAATCCCGGATGCTTCCCGCTTTGACGAATACGACCCGCAATATGGCGTTCAGCTGA
- a CDS encoding cold-shock protein, whose product MQNGTVKWFNPDKGYGFIQQEGGTDVFVHYSAIAGEGFKTLEEGQRVSFNVVQGNRGAQAEQVTKL is encoded by the coding sequence ACGGTACGGTCAAATGGTTTAACCCCGACAAAGGCTATGGTTTTATTCAGCAGGAAGGCGGCACCGACGTGTTCGTTCATTACAGCGCGATCGCGGGAGAAGGCTTCAAGACATTGGAGGAAGGCCAGCGGGTCTCCTTTAATGTGGTTCAAGGCAACCGGGGAGCTCAAGCCGAGCAGGTTACAAAGCTGTAA
- a CDS encoding recombinase family protein — protein MTDWAIIYARVSTEDQAEKGYSLEAQVEDCLRKAEELGYARETVRILTDEVSGAGMDRPGLNRLRELTASVHKPACVIMYDPDRFARKLAHQLILTDEILKNKVGLEFVNFTWNNTAEGRMFYQLRGMFAEFEREKIKERTIRGRMAKIQNHGKLSCNPRLFGYAFDKEEDVLQPDPLTAPVVKEMFELAAEGRSAAAIARLLEAEGTPGPRGEAWHASTVSRILRNTSYLGTYMAYKVDYHQGFRRKRPVEEQFPLPLEALITEELFDRAQQALEKHRKHSGRPPEREYLLAGLGRCSCGRPMAADPGSGGRTSYYRCSGKKRSRSPAGRGEGAGPPCDSPYWSTGVVDGVVWDALDAHVTAWLKALAAGLAPKSLDKACQAAEQNPDSCPLLRKRKQLEGRRERLLELYLSGGLERPAYERKRLELERERETLESRLREKNRGQVPAHRGWEETANRWESLRGSLSFAEKRRMAEKLLLQVGFHKGWRLELEYRTAELPGNLDDSQSHGGL, from the coding sequence ATGACGGACTGGGCTATCATTTATGCCCGGGTGTCGACGGAGGATCAGGCTGAGAAGGGCTACAGCCTGGAAGCCCAGGTGGAGGACTGCCTCCGGAAGGCGGAGGAGCTCGGCTATGCCCGGGAGACGGTACGGATCCTGACCGATGAGGTATCCGGCGCCGGCATGGACCGTCCGGGCTTGAACCGGCTTCGGGAGCTGACGGCCTCCGTCCACAAGCCGGCGTGCGTCATCATGTACGACCCGGACCGGTTTGCCCGCAAGCTCGCCCATCAGCTGATCCTGACCGACGAAATCCTTAAAAACAAAGTCGGCCTTGAATTCGTTAACTTTACATGGAACAATACAGCAGAAGGGCGCATGTTCTACCAGCTTAGAGGCATGTTCGCTGAGTTCGAGCGCGAGAAGATCAAGGAGAGAACCATCCGCGGCCGGATGGCCAAAATCCAAAACCACGGGAAGCTGAGCTGCAATCCCCGGTTGTTCGGATATGCCTTTGACAAGGAGGAGGATGTTCTTCAGCCCGATCCTTTGACCGCTCCGGTGGTGAAGGAAATGTTCGAGCTCGCCGCGGAAGGACGCAGCGCAGCCGCCATCGCCCGCCTGCTGGAGGCGGAAGGAACACCCGGCCCCCGCGGAGAAGCCTGGCATGCCTCCACGGTTTCGCGTATTCTGCGGAACACGAGTTACCTCGGGACTTATATGGCGTATAAAGTCGATTATCATCAGGGCTTCCGGCGGAAGAGGCCGGTAGAGGAGCAGTTTCCCCTTCCTCTTGAGGCGCTGATCACGGAGGAGCTGTTCGACCGCGCCCAGCAGGCTTTGGAGAAGCACCGGAAGCATTCCGGAAGGCCGCCGGAGCGGGAATACCTGCTCGCCGGGCTGGGGCGGTGCAGCTGCGGACGTCCCATGGCCGCCGATCCCGGCTCCGGAGGAAGGACTTCCTATTACCGGTGCTCCGGGAAGAAGCGTTCCCGATCGCCGGCAGGGCGGGGGGAAGGAGCCGGGCCGCCCTGCGACAGCCCGTACTGGAGTACCGGTGTCGTGGATGGGGTAGTGTGGGACGCACTGGACGCCCACGTAACGGCATGGCTTAAGGCTCTGGCCGCCGGCCTGGCACCGAAATCTCTCGATAAGGCTTGCCAGGCTGCAGAGCAGAATCCGGACAGCTGTCCTCTCCTCCGGAAACGAAAGCAGCTGGAGGGCCGCAGGGAACGGCTGCTGGAGCTCTATTTGAGCGGAGGACTTGAACGTCCGGCTTACGAGCGCAAACGGCTGGAGCTGGAGAGGGAAAGGGAGACGCTGGAAAGCCGCCTGCGCGAGAAGAACCGGGGGCAGGTTCCTGCCCATAGGGGATGGGAGGAGACGGCGAACCGCTGGGAGTCGCTTCGGGGGAGCCTTTCTTTCGCAGAAAAGAGGAGGATGGCCGAGAAGCTACTGCTCCAGGTTGGTTTTCACAAGGGCTGGCGCCTGGAGCTGGAATACCGCACGGCCGAATTGCCGGGAAACCTTGACGATAGTCAAAGCCATGGAGGATTATAA